A single region of the Selenomonas sp. oral taxon 920 genome encodes:
- the mtnA gene encoding S-methyl-5-thioribose-1-phosphate isomerase, with protein sequence MSTNILDMETLALDEEERALVIIDQTKLPNKAEYLRLKTQGEIWTAIRELQVRGAPAIGDAAAIGIYLAALEIDADDYAEFARRFHEAADYLNSSRPTAVNLSWALNRMEGIVKKSEGKSISEIRALLRDEALRIKQEDIDICKKIGEHALTLVKPGAGLLTHCNAGQLATAKYGTATAVMYLGHQKGYNFKIYADETRPLLQGGRLTAYELSAAGMDVTLICDNMAATVMKNGWIDAVFVGCDRVAANGDVANKIGTSGVAILAKHYGIPFYVCAPTSTIDLSTPTGADIHIEQRPPEEVTDMWYKERMAPKGINVYNPAFDVTNHELITAIVTEEGIFSDFTKLHEEP encoded by the coding sequence ATGAGCACCAACATCCTCGACATGGAAACCCTCGCCCTCGACGAAGAGGAACGCGCCCTCGTCATCATTGACCAAACAAAACTCCCAAACAAAGCCGAATACCTCCGCCTCAAAACACAGGGCGAAATCTGGACGGCGATTCGAGAGCTGCAGGTACGCGGTGCGCCCGCCATCGGCGATGCTGCCGCCATCGGCATCTACCTCGCCGCCCTTGAAATCGACGCCGACGACTACGCCGAATTTGCACGGCGCTTCCACGAAGCCGCCGACTACCTCAACTCCTCCCGCCCTACCGCCGTCAACCTTTCATGGGCGCTGAACCGCATGGAGGGGATCGTCAAAAAGAGCGAAGGAAAATCCATCTCCGAGATCCGTGCACTCCTGCGCGATGAAGCCCTCCGCATCAAACAGGAGGACATCGATATCTGCAAAAAAATAGGAGAGCATGCGCTCACCCTCGTAAAGCCCGGTGCAGGTCTGCTCACCCACTGCAACGCAGGACAGCTCGCCACCGCCAAATACGGCACCGCAACCGCCGTCATGTACCTCGGTCACCAAAAAGGCTATAACTTCAAAATCTACGCCGACGAAACGCGTCCTCTCCTCCAAGGCGGACGCCTCACCGCATACGAACTCAGTGCCGCCGGCATGGACGTCACCCTCATCTGCGACAACATGGCAGCCACCGTCATGAAGAATGGTTGGATCGACGCCGTCTTCGTCGGCTGTGACCGCGTCGCCGCCAACGGCGACGTTGCCAACAAGATCGGTACATCAGGGGTCGCCATCCTTGCCAAACATTACGGCATCCCCTTCTACGTCTGCGCCCCCACCTCCACCATCGACCTCTCCACCCCCACCGGAGCTGACATCCACATCGAACAGCGCCCCCCCGAGGAAGTCACCGACATGTGGTACAAAGAACGCATGGCACCAAAAGGCATAAACGTGTACAATCCCGCATTCGATGTCACGAATCACGAACTCATTACGGCGATTGTGACGGAGGAGGGAATCTTTAGCGATTTCACAAAGCTTCATGAAGAGCCATAA
- a CDS encoding phosphoglycerate kinase — translation MNKKTMMHIDPHGKKVFVRVDFNVPMDEHQHITNDTRIRATLPTIQHLLNAGAAVILACHVGRPTEAREPQFSTRPIVARLEECLGQPVKWASDCVGPEAEKAAADLKPGEVLLLENLRYHKAEKKNDPEFARQLASLADIAVDDAFGVAHRAHASNVGITKYLETVAGFLMEKEINYIGKTLEAPKRPFVAIIGGAKVSDKIGVIENMIDKVDTIIIGGGMAHTFDASKGYPVGDSLVERDKIDLAKQLLEKAEKKGVKVVLPVDVVIADKFAADANTKTVDVDKVPDGWQALDSGAKTSEEYVNALKGAKTVIWNGPMGVFEFDAFAKGTEAVARAVAQATKEGAISIVGGGDSIAALKKTGLSEKISHISTGGGATLELLEGKVLPGIAALADE, via the coding sequence ATGAATAAAAAGACAATGATGCACATTGATCCACACGGGAAAAAGGTATTCGTCCGCGTGGACTTCAATGTGCCGATGGACGAGCATCAGCACATCACGAACGATACGCGCATCCGTGCGACCCTCCCGACGATCCAGCACCTTCTGAACGCGGGTGCGGCGGTCATTCTCGCCTGTCACGTCGGCCGTCCGACGGAGGCGCGTGAGCCGCAGTTTTCGACGCGTCCGATTGTGGCGCGTCTCGAGGAGTGTCTCGGACAGCCCGTGAAATGGGCATCGGACTGCGTCGGTCCCGAGGCGGAGAAGGCTGCTGCCGACCTGAAGCCGGGCGAAGTGCTGCTCCTTGAGAACCTGCGTTACCATAAGGCGGAGAAGAAGAACGATCCGGAGTTCGCAAGGCAGCTCGCGTCACTGGCGGACATCGCGGTAGACGATGCGTTTGGTGTGGCACACCGCGCACACGCCTCGAACGTCGGGATTACAAAATATCTCGAGACGGTGGCGGGCTTCCTCATGGAAAAGGAGATCAACTACATCGGCAAGACGCTCGAGGCCCCGAAGCGCCCGTTCGTTGCCATCATCGGCGGCGCGAAGGTCTCGGACAAGATCGGCGTCATTGAGAACATGATCGATAAGGTGGATACGATCATCATTGGCGGCGGCATGGCGCACACCTTTGATGCATCGAAGGGCTATCCCGTCGGCGATTCCCTCGTGGAGCGCGACAAGATCGACCTCGCGAAGCAGCTCCTCGAAAAGGCGGAGAAGAAGGGCGTGAAGGTCGTTCTGCCCGTGGATGTCGTCATCGCGGACAAGTTTGCGGCGGACGCGAATACAAAGACGGTCGACGTGGACAAGGTGCCCGACGGCTGGCAGGCGCTCGACAGCGGCGCAAAGACCTCCGAGGAGTACGTCAACGCACTGAAGGGTGCAAAAACGGTCATCTGGAACGGTCCGATGGGCGTGTTCGAGTTCGATGCGTTTGCAAAGGGCACGGAGGCAGTCGCGCGTGCGGTTGCGCAGGCGACGAAGGAAGGCGCGATCTCCATTGTCGGCGGCGGCGACTCCATCGCGGCGCTGAAGAAGACGGGGCTGTCCGAGAAGATCTCGCACATCTCGACGGGCGGCGGAGCAACGCTCGAGCTGCTCGAGGGCAAGGTGCTGCCGGGCATCGCGGCACTTGCGGACGAGTAA
- a CDS encoding class II aldolase/adducin family protein, giving the protein MLEQIKEDVLRCALEADHAGLCRHRSGNFSIRDAASGHICITPTGMDREEMTADDIVVIDMDGRAVESLNDRKPTSELMMHTAIYRSRSDVLAVAHTHSRAATAFAVMNKPIPAIVYELSILGCKEGYVPVAPYGRPGTRAAAENVLAPLTISDVALMQAHGVVAVAGSLKEALLKASYVEELADIYHRCLTVLGHEPDTISADELAKWKYPTV; this is encoded by the coding sequence ATGCTCGAACAAATCAAAGAGGACGTGCTCCGCTGTGCACTCGAAGCGGATCATGCGGGCCTGTGTCGGCACCGTTCGGGAAATTTCAGCATCCGCGACGCAGCGAGCGGACACATCTGCATCACGCCGACGGGCATGGATCGCGAAGAGATGACCGCAGACGACATCGTAGTCATTGATATGGACGGACGCGCAGTCGAGTCACTGAATGACCGAAAGCCCACGAGCGAACTGATGATGCACACGGCAATCTATCGGAGCCGCAGCGATGTCCTCGCTGTCGCGCACACCCATTCGCGCGCAGCGACCGCATTCGCCGTCATGAACAAGCCGATTCCCGCCATCGTCTACGAGCTCTCCATCCTCGGCTGCAAGGAGGGTTATGTTCCCGTCGCCCCGTACGGACGCCCCGGTACGCGCGCAGCGGCGGAAAACGTACTTGCGCCGCTCACCATCTCCGACGTTGCTCTCATGCAGGCGCACGGTGTTGTCGCCGTCGCCGGAAGTCTCAAGGAAGCCCTGCTCAAGGCAAGCTACGTCGAAGAACTCGCCGACATCTACCACCGCTGCCTCACCGTCCTCGGGCACGAGCCAGATACCATCTCTGCGGATGAACTGGCAAAGTGGAAGTATCCGACAGTTTAG
- the gap gene encoding type I glyceraldehyde-3-phosphate dehydrogenase translates to MAVKVAINGFGRIGRLAFRQMFDAPGYEVVAINDLTSPTMLAHLLKYDSTQGRYKYADSVTAGDDSITVNGKKINIYAQADASQIPWGKHDVDVVLECTGFYTAKAKAEAHLKAGAKKVVISAPAGNDLPTIVYNVNHKKLTKDDKVISAASCTTNCLAPMAKALNDLAPIKSGIMATIHAYTGDQMPLDGPQRKGDLRRSRAAALNIVPNSTGAAKAIGLVIPELNGKLIGSAQRVPTPTGSTTLLYAVVEGKVTVDQVNAQMKKEATESFAYNTDEIVSSDIIGTTYGSIFDATQTMVSDTGDGNTLVQVVSWYDNENSYTSQMVRTIKYFAELG, encoded by the coding sequence ATGGCAGTAAAAGTTGCTATCAATGGTTTTGGCCGTATCGGTCGTCTCGCGTTCCGTCAGATGTTCGATGCTCCCGGCTATGAGGTCGTCGCGATCAACGATCTGACGAGCCCGACGATGCTCGCTCATCTCCTGAAGTATGACTCCACGCAGGGGCGTTATAAGTATGCGGATTCGGTCACGGCGGGGGACGATTCCATTACGGTCAACGGCAAGAAGATCAACATCTATGCACAGGCGGACGCCTCCCAGATTCCCTGGGGCAAGCATGATGTCGATGTTGTGCTCGAGTGCACGGGCTTCTATACGGCAAAGGCAAAGGCTGAGGCACATCTGAAGGCAGGTGCGAAGAAGGTTGTCATCTCTGCTCCTGCGGGCAATGACCTCCCGACGATTGTCTACAACGTCAACCACAAGAAGCTGACGAAGGACGACAAGGTCATTTCGGCGGCATCCTGCACGACGAACTGCCTTGCTCCGATGGCGAAGGCTCTGAATGATCTCGCTCCGATCAAGAGCGGAATCATGGCGACGATCCATGCCTATACGGGCGACCAGATGCCGCTCGACGGTCCGCAGCGCAAGGGTGACCTGCGCCGCAGCCGTGCAGCAGCACTCAATATCGTTCCGAATTCGACGGGCGCGGCGAAGGCGATCGGCCTCGTTATCCCAGAGCTCAACGGCAAGCTGATCGGCTCGGCACAGCGCGTTCCGACCCCGACGGGCTCGACGACACTCCTCTACGCTGTGGTTGAGGGCAAGGTCACGGTCGATCAGGTCAACGCGCAGATGAAGAAGGAAGCAACGGAGTCGTTCGCATACAACACGGACGAGATCGTCTCCAGTGATATCATCGGCACGACGTATGGCTCGATCTTCGATGCGACACAGACGATGGTCAGCGACACGGGCGACGGCAACACGCTCGTTCAGGTGGTTTCCTGGTACGACAACGAGAACAGCTACACGAGCCAGATGGTTCGTACGATCAAGTACTTTGCGGAGCTCGGCTGA
- a CDS encoding HI0074 family nucleotidyltransferase substrate-binding subunit gives MYGLTSAQWKQIYHILDRHRDQIHRVRLFGSRARGDYHVTSDVDLAIETDQDIRSTLLEEFEQSNLPYTFDIVLYDHQTNEKLRDAIDREEKLLFCVEAGRSVMTAEQIRLKAEDYHRALLRLQTALEKEADLDDMYLDATIQRFEFCFELAWKLMKAVLEYEGIEANSPRSGIREGWKQGLISDAEAWLDMMEKRNLSSHTYDENVARDIYHEVKEQYITLLEALDQRVNMWLMDME, from the coding sequence GTGTATGGATTAACGAGTGCACAATGGAAACAAATCTATCATATCTTAGATCGGCATCGCGATCAGATCCACCGGGTTAGGCTTTTTGGTTCAAGGGCACGCGGGGATTACCATGTGACATCCGATGTCGATTTAGCGATAGAAACCGATCAAGACATAAGAAGCACCTTGTTGGAGGAATTTGAGCAGAGCAATTTACCCTATACATTCGATATTGTGCTTTACGATCACCAAACGAATGAAAAGCTGCGAGATGCAATTGATCGAGAGGAAAAACTCCTTTTTTGTGTGGAGGCAGGGAGAAGTGTTATGACAGCGGAGCAGATTCGCCTGAAAGCGGAAGATTATCATCGGGCATTATTGCGCTTGCAGACAGCGTTGGAAAAAGAAGCTGATCTGGATGACATGTATTTGGATGCGACGATTCAGCGCTTTGAATTTTGTTTTGAGCTTGCGTGGAAGTTGATGAAGGCCGTTTTAGAGTATGAAGGTATCGAGGCAAACAGTCCGCGCAGCGGCATCCGAGAGGGATGGAAACAGGGGCTGATTTCGGATGCTGAAGCGTGGCTGGATATGATGGAGAAGCGTAATCTATCATCGCATACCTATGATGAAAATGTGGCGCGGGATATTTATCATGAGGTTAAAGAGCAATATATTACTCTACTAGAGGCTTTAGATCAAAGAGTGAATATGTGGTTGATGGATATGGAATAG
- a CDS encoding ATP/GTP-binding protein — MAEFLKNEPIGEDLFSGRAQEHVAETICDNIERLHVIGLEGEWGSGKSNLVKILQQKLSNKDKKYFFFIYDAWAHQMDFQRRAIIEEIVEFIDREDGLLVTKDKLNYVKIKALGTVVETETELQSSFTWASFFLVCSIILTPAAIQLSTTLKFEWINYVISLMPIGCILFAVFISMRKQRKDFFSMGHLEHIKNQLIGAYKQGNTKSTKREYTDTKRPSTVVFRQFFHDVDESIPEKHVLIIVLDNLDRLPRANVQEVWTIIQSCFSDGVVEFPKIKIVIPFDRTHLCVNDEQDSAGNNIHDYTDKTFDAVFRVALPVLNDWEEYFDRQWEKAFGQDEVNGDRQELDYVKRIYDCYTETITPRKIHAFINQCLILSLLHKGHGIKYRYYAVFISHKEHILKNIIEALSDLAYLKGLKRVFEQDEEFFQTIPALSHQVTLERGQEIAIHRVLRLALENGDADKVKEISKIRTFPSILETLLREFNTVDSLQMPICALDGLSPEDYGGEEIYANRWNMIFQGVLDIDLELDTSKDGYLFQYQKVLIKHGSKEQIEAILAKLIPQFNQLEGINAARYIDCIKEVEEIVAPKDIQVLDLLGEIVVPWEQLEKIITDSKGTPSQYRLRSKEEEVDKFLTDLTVEQLAKVSYIGELHKSGYKLEQFKERAKEGAEQTNSYNEFCTLWRNYREVISDKIEINLDIEYLDQYIREAKEHQHSDIESDLLCYIFSKFDFNTVENYSEITSYLNQEDKAEEISDKISLYMSYSDLMFRSTQYKTSSLYCAICKIVTGDIERPLRANPKELLLQFEMVIVCSKVSKEDLSAQLSRWKFVKISDNEVEKYLPVDFLSLIDEVEDDFSENCRTRVKDYLDTRSEEQWAHYIEQGIDSYGISAGRIIAYDWPDLVWTKIKDYLQGLVNDRSLPEDIDTWKKYIEEFLKKRKQIGRILGVFYDSLKTEAISVEEFKFWGEWLFKYNKVELDDKTMRRLIPPELLDDEECVKILLHNFTKVVKIYRQASADEHEDFDDKIQKLSGVDENIKELANRIGGFDVNSASRQDHKEN, encoded by the coding sequence TTGGCTGAATTTTTAAAGAATGAACCGATTGGAGAAGATTTGTTTTCAGGACGTGCCCAAGAGCATGTTGCAGAGACAATATGTGATAATATAGAGCGCCTCCATGTGATTGGTTTGGAGGGGGAGTGGGGCTCTGGAAAGAGCAATCTAGTAAAAATTCTACAGCAGAAATTGAGTAATAAAGACAAAAAATATTTCTTCTTTATTTACGATGCTTGGGCACATCAGATGGATTTCCAACGTCGTGCGATTATAGAGGAAATTGTAGAATTTATTGATAGGGAGGATGGTCTCTTAGTAACAAAAGATAAATTGAATTACGTTAAAATAAAAGCATTAGGTACAGTCGTTGAAACAGAAACAGAGCTTCAGTCATCCTTTACATGGGCAAGTTTTTTCTTGGTTTGCAGTATTATCCTTACACCAGCAGCAATACAACTGAGTACGACGTTGAAGTTTGAATGGATAAACTATGTGATATCTTTGATGCCAATAGGATGTATTTTATTTGCTGTTTTCATTTCAATGAGAAAACAACGTAAAGATTTTTTTAGTATGGGTCATTTGGAACACATCAAAAACCAGCTGATAGGTGCGTATAAACAAGGTAATACAAAGTCTACCAAACGAGAATATACGGATACAAAGAGACCTTCTACAGTAGTATTTCGACAATTTTTTCATGATGTTGATGAGAGTATACCTGAGAAACATGTGTTAATCATTGTTCTTGATAATCTAGATAGGCTGCCGCGAGCTAATGTTCAAGAAGTGTGGACAATAATACAATCATGTTTCAGTGATGGTGTTGTAGAGTTCCCAAAAATAAAAATTGTTATACCCTTTGATCGAACACATTTGTGTGTGAATGATGAACAAGATAGTGCAGGGAATAATATACATGATTATACAGATAAAACTTTTGATGCCGTTTTCCGAGTTGCCTTACCTGTCTTGAATGATTGGGAAGAATATTTTGATCGTCAGTGGGAAAAGGCTTTCGGTCAAGATGAGGTGAATGGGGATAGGCAAGAATTAGACTATGTAAAACGCATTTATGATTGCTATACAGAAACGATTACACCAAGAAAAATTCATGCTTTTATTAATCAATGCCTTATACTTTCTTTATTGCATAAAGGTCATGGTATAAAATATCGCTACTATGCTGTGTTTATCTCCCATAAAGAGCACATTCTAAAGAATATTATTGAGGCGTTAAGTGATTTAGCCTACTTAAAGGGATTGAAGCGAGTGTTTGAGCAAGACGAAGAGTTCTTTCAAACAATTCCGGCACTTTCACATCAGGTGACATTAGAGCGAGGTCAGGAGATTGCAATTCATAGAGTGTTGCGATTGGCTCTTGAGAATGGTGATGCTGATAAAGTAAAAGAAATTTCAAAAATACGGACTTTCCCATCGATTCTAGAGACTTTGCTAAGAGAGTTCAACACAGTGGATAGTCTTCAAATGCCTATTTGTGCCTTGGATGGTTTATCTCCAGAAGACTATGGTGGGGAGGAAATCTATGCTAATCGTTGGAATATGATATTTCAGGGGGTTTTGGATATAGACCTTGAACTGGATACATCTAAAGACGGGTATTTATTCCAATATCAAAAAGTCCTGATAAAACATGGAAGCAAGGAACAAATTGAAGCTATACTAGCAAAACTAATTCCACAATTTAATCAACTAGAAGGAATTAATGCAGCTAGGTATATTGATTGCATCAAGGAAGTTGAAGAGATTGTCGCTCCCAAAGACATTCAAGTTCTTGATCTCCTTGGGGAAATTGTTGTTCCATGGGAACAACTGGAAAAGATAATTACTGATTCTAAAGGAACTCCTAGCCAGTATAGGCTTCGGAGTAAAGAAGAGGAGGTTGATAAATTTCTGACAGATTTAACTGTTGAACAGTTAGCAAAGGTTAGCTATATTGGCGAGCTGCATAAAAGTGGATATAAATTGGAACAATTTAAAGAGAGGGCGAAAGAAGGTGCGGAACAAACTAATTCATATAATGAGTTTTGCACTTTATGGCGTAATTATCGGGAAGTTATTTCGGATAAAATCGAAATTAACTTGGACATAGAATATCTTGATCAGTATATTCGTGAAGCGAAAGAGCACCAGCATTCCGATATTGAGTCGGATTTATTATGCTACATATTTTCAAAATTTGATTTCAATACAGTCGAAAATTACTCAGAAATTACGTCTTATCTCAACCAAGAAGATAAGGCTGAGGAGATTTCAGATAAAATTTCTTTATATATGAGTTATTCTGATCTTATGTTCCGATCAACACAGTACAAAACTTCTTCGTTGTATTGTGCAATATGTAAGATTGTTACTGGCGATATAGAAAGACCATTAAGGGCAAATCCTAAGGAGTTGTTATTGCAATTTGAAATGGTTATAGTGTGTTCAAAGGTTTCTAAGGAAGACCTTTCTGCTCAACTATCACGGTGGAAGTTTGTAAAAATCTCCGACAATGAAGTGGAAAAATACTTGCCGGTAGATTTTCTATCGCTTATTGATGAGGTGGAGGATGATTTTTCGGAAAATTGTCGTACTCGCGTGAAAGACTATCTTGATACACGATCTGAGGAGCAATGGGCTCACTATATTGAGCAGGGAATTGATTCATATGGAATTTCTGCGGGGCGGATTATTGCCTATGATTGGCCAGATCTCGTTTGGACTAAAATAAAGGACTATCTACAGGGGTTGGTTAATGATAGAAGTCTTCCTGAGGATATTGATACATGGAAAAAATATATAGAAGAATTTCTAAAAAAACGAAAGCAAATAGGGCGTATTTTAGGAGTCTTCTATGATAGTCTCAAAACAGAAGCAATCTCTGTAGAAGAATTTAAATTTTGGGGAGAATGGCTTTTTAAATACAATAAGGTGGAGCTTGATGACAAGACAATGAGGCGGCTCATCCCACCAGAATTGCTAGATGATGAAGAATGCGTCAAGATTCTTCTTCATAATTTCACGAAGGTTGTTAAAATATACAGACAAGCGAGTGCTGATGAGCATGAGGATTTTGATGATAAAATTCAGAAACTCAGTGGTGTAGATGAAAACATAAAAGAGCTAGCCAATAGAATAGGAGGTTTTGACGTGAATAGTGCGTCTAGGCAAGATCATAAAGAGAATTAA
- a CDS encoding SDR family oxidoreductase codes for MNYHTITFPNNSLFLVTGGAGFIGSNLCEAILSMGHRVRVLDNLSTGYVKNIAGFRDNPKFEFVEGDIRDAALCYRVCEGVDYVLHQAAAVSVPESIEQPVEYTLTNIVGTVNMMEAAAKKGVKKFTYASSAAVYGDDETMPKREEIVGNRLSTYAVTKFAAEEYAHQYTMHYGVDCYGMRYFNVYGRRQDPNGAYAAVIPKFIECLLRDEPPTINGDGEQSRDFVYVEDVVQANLLACAASHEMAGTAYNVAAGKRSSLNEMYAVLSALFEKDLKPVFGPERKGDIRHSGADISKICKNLGYAPEYDFEKGINEAIQWYKENL; via the coding sequence ATGAACTACCATACGATTACATTTCCAAATAACAGTCTGTTCCTCGTCACGGGCGGTGCAGGGTTTATAGGATCGAATCTGTGCGAGGCGATACTGTCGATGGGACACAGGGTTCGCGTGTTGGATAATCTGTCGACGGGATATGTGAAGAATATCGCGGGATTTCGAGACAATCCGAAGTTCGAGTTTGTCGAGGGGGATATCCGAGATGCGGCGCTCTGTTATCGCGTCTGTGAGGGCGTGGACTATGTGCTGCATCAGGCAGCGGCGGTGAGCGTGCCAGAGAGCATCGAGCAGCCTGTGGAGTATACGCTGACGAATATTGTCGGGACCGTCAATATGATGGAAGCTGCGGCGAAAAAAGGGGTGAAGAAATTCACCTACGCATCGAGTGCTGCGGTCTATGGTGATGACGAGACGATGCCGAAGCGAGAGGAGATTGTCGGGAATCGCCTCTCGACGTATGCGGTGACGAAGTTTGCTGCGGAGGAGTATGCTCATCAGTATACGATGCACTATGGGGTGGACTGCTACGGGATGCGCTACTTCAATGTCTACGGTCGCCGTCAGGATCCGAACGGTGCGTATGCGGCGGTGATCCCGAAGTTCATCGAGTGTCTGCTCCGCGATGAGCCGCCGACGATCAACGGCGATGGGGAGCAGTCGCGGGATTTTGTCTATGTCGAGGATGTCGTGCAGGCGAATCTTCTTGCGTGTGCTGCCTCGCATGAGATGGCGGGGACGGCGTACAATGTCGCTGCGGGCAAGCGTTCGAGCCTCAATGAGATGTATGCGGTGCTGAGTGCACTGTTCGAGAAGGACTTGAAGCCTGTGTTTGGCCCTGAGCGCAAGGGCGATATTCGCCACAGTGGAGCGGACATTTCGAAGATCTGCAAGAACCTCGGCTATGCGCCTGAGTATGATTTCGAGAAGGGGATCAACGAAGCAATCCAGTGGTATAAAGAGAATTTGTAA
- the tpiA gene encoding triose-phosphate isomerase: MARTPIIAGNWKMNNTVAAGVALVKELAPLVKDAKATVVVCPTATALAGVTEAVKGSNIAVGAQNVHWEKSGAYTGEISTDMLTELGVSYCVLGHSERRDYFGETNEGVNKRAHAAYAAGITPIICCGESLEIREAGTYLAYVAYQIEAALAGFAAADVAKLVIAYEPIWAIGTGKTATFDQAEEVCAHIRKTIEAKYGAPAAEGVRIQYGGSVKPETIAGLMEKPNVDGALVGGAALKAKDFAAIVNF, translated from the coding sequence ATGGCAAGAACACCGATTATTGCTGGCAACTGGAAAATGAACAATACGGTCGCGGCGGGTGTCGCGCTCGTTAAGGAGCTCGCCCCGCTCGTCAAGGATGCGAAGGCAACGGTCGTGGTCTGCCCGACGGCGACGGCACTCGCGGGGGTGACCGAGGCGGTCAAGGGATCGAACATCGCAGTCGGCGCACAGAATGTGCACTGGGAGAAGAGCGGCGCATACACGGGCGAGATCTCGACGGATATGCTCACGGAGCTCGGTGTTTCCTACTGTGTACTCGGTCACAGCGAGCGCCGCGACTACTTCGGCGAGACGAACGAGGGCGTGAACAAGCGCGCCCATGCGGCGTACGCAGCAGGCATCACGCCGATCATCTGCTGCGGCGAGTCGCTTGAGATCCGCGAGGCGGGCACCTACCTCGCCTATGTCGCATATCAGATCGAGGCGGCACTTGCGGGCTTTGCGGCGGCAGACGTGGCGAAGCTCGTCATCGCCTATGAGCCGATCTGGGCGATCGGCACGGGCAAGACGGCGACGTTCGATCAGGCGGAGGAGGTCTGTGCGCACATCCGCAAGACCATCGAGGCGAAGTACGGCGCGCCAGCAGCAGAGGGCGTCCGCATTCAGTACGGCGGCAGCGTAAAGCCCGAGACGATTGCGGGGCTCATGGAGAAGCCGAATGTGGACGGTGCACTCGTCGGCGGCGCAGCGCTCAAAGCGAAGGACTTTGCTGCGATTGTCAACTTCTGA